A single genomic interval of Penaeus monodon isolate SGIC_2016 chromosome 30, NSTDA_Pmon_1, whole genome shotgun sequence harbors:
- the LOC119592311 gene encoding protein ALP1-like, whose translation MYLKLPSTSEEWKQVASDFYNSWNFPMCIGAMDGKRFFMRKPENTGSEYYDYKSRHSMIMLALVDAHYKFMYVDVGAQGRSSDAGVWDRCKLREYLEKEKLQVPPPDTLPFSDQKVPYVIVGDDAFPLKDYLMKPYPGQNLSVKQRIYNYRLSRARRISEMPLVSLLPNLECLKNLFTQVRQTLGKSYLQQLFSIIS comes from the coding sequence ATGTATCTGAAACTTCCATCAACATCAGAGGAATGGAAGCAAGTGGCAAGCGACTTTTATAACAGCTGGAATTTTCCAATGTGTATTGGAGCTATGGATGGAAAACGCTTTTTTATGAGGAAACCAGAAAATACAGGATCAGAGTATTATGATTACAAGAGTCGCCATAGTATGATCATGTTAGCTCTTGTTGATGCACATTATAAATTCATGTATGTTGACGTAGGAGCTCAGGGACGCTCAAGTGATGCAGGTGTTTGGGACCGTTGTAAATTAAGAGAATACCTAGAAAAAGAAAAGCTACAAGTTCCACCACCTGATACTTTGCCATTTTCAGATCAGAAAGTTCCATACGTAATTGTTGGAGATGATGCATTCCCCCTCAAAGATTATCTGATGAAACCTTATCCTGGCCAGAACTTAAGTGTCAAACAAAGGATATACAATTACAGACTATCAAGAGCTCGTCGTATTTCTGAAATGCCTTTGGTATCCTTGTTGCCAAATTTAGAGTGTTTGAAAAACCTATTCACTCAAGTCCGGCAAACACTAGGAAAATCATATTTGCAACAGTTGTTCTCCATAATTTCTTGA
- the LOC119592655 gene encoding alpha-2-macroglobulin-like: protein MEENRLSGSHISLTMMNVSPRDKFPETWLWELVVLPSSGVAERNLHLPDTITEWVGKVWCAHPQKGLGLSERASITTFTPFFLDLTLPPSVKRGEVFPVKISIFNYLNQSLPVTITLHESPEYKIIEESSEEQPNNQRRSCLAGKDKEVHIIKIAALELGEVNLTLSASVDSSYPGLCAPVDGIEKSDALIKPIKVEAEGFPQEETWSKYICAEDFSDGEGALETWQLKRRPNVVPDSDRGWVTAGGDLLALSLENLGSLIRMPYGCGEQNMVNFAPNIFILQYLKGTNQDTPKSTERLLKYMKTGYQRELLYRHYNGSFSAFGTADDSGSTWLTAFVLKSFAEAEDFIYVDETSLNVTRTWLSSTKSDQDGCVVPVGKVFSKAMKGGLAGKQSRVPMTAYVLISLLESGISTDAPFVVNSIKCILSDSSNDPYGLALKAYALALAQHTSSKQVLQELIDSATIEENLMHWDLPKGRSNALAVETAGYAILAMMAHNPEEYTLRARKVVKWITTKRNGYGGFYSTQDTVVALQALAVYETLTHKGPLDVTLTITATDFSQSITVNEDNKLLQQLVNLPVVPTPVDITVKGQGCTVIQTVLRYNIINPAPTDSFSVRVSAAHEPDSGCKRMRLNVCAEYLLPDGESNMAVIEVGLVSGYIPEKSDLKAVVYEDSSVKRFDVDGPKVSFYIEEFSREEICLSFAAIREVEVEQTAPASVLVYDYYQPEAFAMASYAQPAVDDCG, encoded by the exons ATGGAAGAAAACAGGCTGAGCGGATCGCATATCTCGCTAACGATGATGAACGTGTCACCGAGAGACAAATTTCCAGAGACGTGGCTGTGGGAGTTGGTCGTGCTGCC GTCAAGCGGGGTCGCCGAGAGGAACCTTCACCTCCCGGACACAATCACCGAATGGGTTGGGAAGGTGTGGTGCGCCCATCCCCAGAAAGGCTTGGGGCTCTCAGAACGGGCGTCCATCACAACCTTCACTCCTTTCTTCCTTGATTTGACCCTCCCTCCATCTGTCAAGCGCGGGGAAGTATTTCCTGTCAAGATCTCCATTTTTAACTACCTTAACCAGTCGTTGCCG GTAACGATTACGTTGCACGAAAGCCCCGAGTATAAAATCATAGAAGAATCGTCTGAAGAACAACCCAACAATCAGAGGAGGTCGTGTCTCGcagggaaagataaagaagttCACATAATCAAGATTGCAGCGCTGGAACTAGGAGAAGTCAACCTCACTTTGTCGGCTTCTGTGGACAGCTCGTACCCCGGGTTATGCGCCCCCGTAGATGGGATTGAGAAGAG CGACGCCTTGATCAAGCCAATAAAGGTTGAGGCTGAAGGTTTCCCACAAGAGGAGACTTGGAGTAAATATATTTGTGCCGAAG ACTTCAGTGATGGCGAGGGCGCGCTGGAGACGTGGCAGCTGAAGAGACGCCCAAACGTCGTCCCAGATTCGGACCGCGGTTGGGTCACTGCGGGCGGTGACCTGCTAGCTCTCTCCCTTGAG AATCTAGGTTCTCTCATCCGTATGCCTTATGGTTGTGGGGAACAGAACATGGTCAACTTCGCCCCAAATATCTTCATACTTCAGTATCTTAAAGGTACCAACCAAGACACACCAAAAAGCACTGAGAGACTCCTAAAGTATATGAAGACAG GTTACCAGAGGGAGCTCCTGTACCGCCATTATAACGGATCCTTCAGTGCCTTTGGAACAGCCGATGACTCTGGTTCCACTTGGCTGACTGCTTTTGTTCTCAAGTCATTCGCTGAAGCAGAGGATTTCATCTAC GTGGACGAGACCAGTTTGAATGTCACTAGAACATGGTTAAGTTCAACTAAATCTGACCAGGATGGCTGTGTGGTTCCTGTTGGGAAAGTATTCAGTAAAGCTATGAAG GGCGGTTTGGCTGGGAAACAATCTCGTGTGCCAATGACAGCGTATGTACTCATCTCCCTTTTAGAGTCTGGAATTTCTACTGACGCTCCATTTGTCGTAAATAGTATCAAGTGCATCCTGTCTGACTCCTCTAATGACCCATACGGCCTGGCTCTCAAGGCCTACGCTCTGGCCCTTGCCCAGCATACTAGTTCCAAACAAGTTTTACAGGAACTAATCGATTCGGCAACTATTGAGGAAAACCTCATGCACTGGGATCTGCCAAAAG GTAGGAGTAACGCACTGGCCGTGGAAACTGCTGGCTATGCCATATTGGCCATGATGGCTCACAATCCTGAGGAGTATACACTGCGGGCAAGAAAAGTAGTCAAGTGGATCACCACCAAGAGGAACGGTTATGGAGGCTTCTATTCCACGCAG GATACTGTAGTGGCTCTGCAGGCCTTGGCGGTCTatgaaacactcacacacaagggTCCTCTGGATGTGACTCTTACGATCACAGCTACGGATTTCTCGCAGTCCATCACCGTGAATGAAGACAATAAACTATTACAGCAACTGGTGAATCTCCCAGTTGTCCCCACGCCGGTCGACATTACTGTAAAGGGCCAAGGGTGCACTGTAATTCAA ACGGTCCTTCGCTACAACATCATCAACCCCGCTCCGACGGACTCATTCAGCGTACGAGTGTCAGCCGCCCACGAGCCGGACTCGGGCTGCAAGCGCATGCGCCTCAACGTGTGCGCCGAGTACCTCCTCCCCGACGGCGAGTCCAACATGGCGGTCATCGAGGTGGGCCTTGTGTCTGGCTACATCCCCGAGAAGAGCGACCTAAAGGCGGTCGTGTACGAAGACTCGAGCGTGAAACGCTTCGACGTCGACGGCCCCAAGGTTTCCTTCTACATCGAGGAGTTCTCGCGCGAGGAGATCTGCTTATCCTTCGCCGCCATTCgcgaggtggaggtggagcagACGGCGCCGGCATCCGTTCTCGTGTACGATTATTACCAGCCGGAGGCGTTCGCCATGGCG aGCTACGCACAACCGGCTGTAGATGACTGCGGATGA